A genomic region of Rhizobium sp. NXC24 contains the following coding sequences:
- a CDS encoding DNA-binding protein, with amino-acid sequence MTDVEILTGHKAIARFLGLSPRQVSWHDERGNLPTFRMGRTVCARKTKLVEWIEEKEQRSHSLRNATD; translated from the coding sequence GTGACCGACGTAGAAATCCTCACGGGCCACAAGGCCATAGCGCGCTTCCTCGGTCTATCTCCTCGGCAGGTCTCTTGGCACGATGAACGCGGAAATCTACCGACGTTCCGCATGGGCCGAACTGTGTGCGCCAGAAAGACAAAACTGGTCGAATGGATCGAAGAGAAGGAACAGCGATCGCACAGCTTGCGGAACGCCACAGATTGA
- a CDS encoding sigma-70 family RNA polymerase sigma factor: protein MSETPSDPIFSELRPRLVRLAYRMLGSVADAEDIVQDASLRWLATDRASVREPAAFLRTIVTRLCLNELKSARRRRESYVGSWLPEPIFDPEDGDAADDITLPLMLALERLSPLERAAFLLHDVFGMDFDDVASAIGREAPACRKLASRARAHVAETRPRFAVGREQGLKLATAFFTASRTGDMAALQALLAEDVVVYADGGGKVPTSRRPHIGLAAVMLLHEQLARIFRTQPSQLIHYAVIDGLPGFVTVEGGNVAQTTALHIEQEKIVAIYCTRNPDKLQHIIGAMAH from the coding sequence ATGAGTGAAACGCCCTCCGACCCGATCTTTTCCGAGCTGCGTCCGCGCCTCGTCCGGCTTGCCTATCGAATGCTCGGATCCGTGGCGGATGCGGAGGATATCGTGCAGGATGCTTCGCTGCGCTGGCTGGCGACTGATCGTGCATCGGTGCGTGAGCCGGCTGCGTTTCTTCGCACCATCGTCACCAGACTTTGCCTCAACGAGCTGAAATCGGCGCGTCGCCGCCGGGAGTCCTATGTGGGATCCTGGCTGCCAGAGCCCATCTTCGATCCGGAGGACGGCGATGCCGCTGATGATATCACCTTGCCCCTGATGCTGGCGCTGGAGCGTCTGTCGCCTCTGGAGCGTGCCGCCTTTCTCCTGCATGACGTGTTCGGCATGGATTTCGATGACGTTGCCTCGGCGATCGGCCGCGAAGCTCCCGCTTGCCGCAAGCTCGCAAGCCGGGCGAGGGCGCATGTTGCCGAGACCCGACCACGCTTTGCCGTCGGCAGAGAGCAGGGGCTGAAGCTTGCCACAGCCTTCTTTACGGCGTCGAGAACGGGAGACATGGCGGCTCTTCAAGCCTTGCTTGCCGAGGATGTCGTTGTCTATGCCGATGGCGGCGGCAAGGTACCGACATCGCGGCGGCCACACATCGGTCTCGCGGCCGTCATGCTGCTCCATGAGCAGTTGGCGCGAATTTTCCGCACGCAACCGTCGCAACTGATCCACTATGCCGTCATCGATGGCTTGCCAGGTTTCGTAACGGTAGAAGGCGGCAACGTCGCGCAGACGACCGCTCTACACATCGAGCAGGAAAAGATCGTTGCCATTTATTGCACGCGCAACCCGGACAAGCTGCAGCACATCATCGGCGCCATGGCTCATTAA
- a CDS encoding DUF6074 family protein: MKSYTDLPLFAWQPACRVITYPLSRRVGKIRDVASKMLTKTTDNHREWYMKQVTEALLNHLEKVGLSEIEVDEQIGAFWTKVENEMTRLSYGRSAGGNNDPRGAA; this comes from the coding sequence ATGAAGTCTTACACCGACCTTCCACTCTTCGCTTGGCAGCCAGCTTGCAGGGTGATCACATATCCACTTTCCCGTCGTGTCGGCAAGATCCGCGACGTTGCCAGCAAGATGTTGACCAAGACAACAGACAACCATCGCGAGTGGTACATGAAGCAGGTTACTGAGGCGCTGCTGAATCACCTTGAGAAAGTTGGTCTCTCGGAAATCGAAGTCGACGAGCAAATTGGCGCGTTCTGGACCAAGGTCGAGAACGAGATGACGCGTCTCAGCTATGGACGATCTGCCGGCGGCAACAACGATCCGCGAGGTGCGGCATGA
- a CDS encoding arylsulfatase, whose product MNTAEHPNSPDTKVPEGISRRTVLLGGTALVAATAALSSAQGVRTASAQPAGGKPNILVIFGDDIGYWNISAYNRGMMGYRTPNIDRIAKEGAIFTDLYAQQSCTAGRAAFITGQSCFRTGLLKVGLPAAKEGLSDKDPTLAELLKPQGYATGQFGKNHLGDRNEFLPTVHGFDEFFGNLYHLNAEEEPENIDYPKSPDFKAKFGPRGVLKCVATETDDPTEDPRFGRVGKQRIEDTGPLNKKRMETVDEEFLTAAMDFVDRQHKAGKPFLCWFNSTRMHIHTHLKPETSGKTGLGLEADGMTELDGMVGQLLKQLDDLGIADNTIVLWTTDNGAEEFSWPDGGTTPFHGEKNTSWEGGYRVPGAMRWPGVIKPGTEINDIVSHEDWVPTLVAAAGEPEVSQKLLTGYDAAGKTFKVHLDGYDQRELLAGTGPSKRKEYFFWTDDGNLAAIRYDRWKVLFMEQRAEGFDVWQEPFDTLRLPKIFDLRADPFERAEHEASEYDFWRLDRTYLLVPAQAFVAQHLQTYVDFPPRQKPGSFSLDQVLEKLQRAGEGKN is encoded by the coding sequence ATGAACACGGCAGAACATCCCAACAGCCCAGACACAAAAGTCCCCGAAGGCATTAGCCGGCGTACCGTCTTACTCGGCGGCACCGCGCTCGTAGCAGCCACGGCGGCGCTCTCATCGGCGCAAGGCGTCCGGACTGCGTCGGCGCAGCCAGCCGGTGGTAAGCCGAACATCCTTGTCATCTTCGGCGACGACATCGGCTACTGGAACATAAGCGCCTACAATCGCGGCATGATGGGCTATCGCACGCCCAATATCGATCGCATCGCCAAGGAGGGCGCGATCTTCACCGACCTCTACGCCCAACAATCCTGCACAGCCGGACGCGCCGCCTTCATCACCGGCCAGAGTTGTTTCCGCACGGGCTTGCTCAAGGTCGGGTTGCCGGCGGCAAAGGAAGGGTTGTCGGACAAGGACCCGACACTCGCCGAATTGCTCAAGCCGCAGGGCTACGCCACCGGCCAGTTCGGCAAGAACCACCTCGGCGATCGCAACGAGTTTCTGCCTACGGTCCACGGCTTCGACGAGTTTTTCGGCAACCTTTATCACCTCAATGCCGAGGAGGAGCCGGAGAATATCGACTATCCGAAGAGCCCGGATTTCAAGGCGAAGTTCGGACCGCGTGGCGTGCTGAAATGCGTTGCCACCGAAACGGACGATCCGACCGAGGATCCGCGCTTCGGCCGGGTGGGAAAGCAGAGGATCGAGGACACCGGCCCGCTGAATAAGAAGCGCATGGAGACCGTCGACGAGGAATTCCTGACGGCTGCGATGGACTTCGTTGACCGGCAGCACAAGGCTGGCAAACCGTTCTTGTGCTGGTTCAACTCGACGCGCATGCACATCCACACGCACCTCAAACCTGAGACTAGCGGCAAGACAGGCCTTGGCCTTGAGGCAGATGGAATGACGGAGCTCGACGGAATGGTTGGCCAGCTTCTCAAGCAGCTCGACGACCTCGGCATCGCCGACAATACGATTGTGCTGTGGACCACCGACAACGGCGCAGAAGAATTCTCATGGCCGGACGGCGGCACCACACCGTTCCACGGTGAGAAGAATACAAGCTGGGAGGGCGGCTACCGCGTTCCAGGCGCGATGCGCTGGCCGGGCGTCATTAAGCCAGGCACCGAGATCAACGACATCGTGTCCCATGAAGATTGGGTGCCAACGCTCGTGGCCGCTGCCGGCGAGCCCGAGGTAAGTCAAAAGCTTTTGACCGGCTATGATGCGGCTGGCAAAACCTTCAAGGTCCATCTCGACGGCTACGATCAGCGCGAGCTCTTGGCCGGAACCGGCCCGAGCAAGCGCAAGGAGTACTTCTTCTGGACTGACGACGGAAATCTCGCCGCCATTCGCTATGACCGCTGGAAGGTTCTGTTCATGGAACAGCGGGCCGAAGGGTTCGACGTGTGGCAAGAGCCGTTTGACACCTTGCGGCTGCCGAAGATTTTCGATCTGCGCGCTGATCCTTTCGAACGCGCAGAACATGAAGCGAGCGAATACGACTTCTGGCGCCTCGACCGGACATATCTCCTCGTGCCGGCGCAGGCCTTCGTGGCCCAGCACTTGCAAACCTACGTGGACTTCCCGCCACGGCAGAAGCCGGGTAGTTTCTCGCTCGACCAAGTTTTGGAGAAGCTGCAACGGGCCGGTGAGGGCAAGAACTGA
- a CDS encoding tyrosine-type recombinase/integrase, translated as MKGHIRERSPGKWAIVVDVPDPETGKRRRKWHTFHGTKRQAETECARLIAELDGGNYIEPAKTTVREYFVEWLKHEKANVSPKTHQRYEELLLKNVAPVLGSITLNKLTAAKIDAAWGKLLESGRRDGKGGLSPRTVHHCRRVMLTAMDQALKWDLLKKNPVALTRPPKVERGKMEAYTAPQTAVMLDDLRKSRVFVPALLAALCGLRRGEILALRWRDVDLVNAVIAVRESAEQVGTEVRYKETKSGKSRSVALSSTVLEELKRHRLAQAEEQLKLGMRPGDDSFVIAQIDGKPLKPVSLTHEWTRLLAKTSLPRIRFHDLRHSHATQLLAAGVHPKIASERLGHSTIGITLDLYSHVMPGMQANAAEQVDAAIKAAKKPAVE; from the coding sequence ATGAAAGGCCATATCCGCGAACGCTCTCCCGGCAAATGGGCTATCGTGGTCGACGTGCCAGATCCCGAAACCGGCAAGCGCCGCCGCAAGTGGCACACCTTCCATGGTACCAAGCGGCAGGCGGAGACCGAGTGTGCCCGGTTGATCGCCGAACTTGACGGCGGCAACTACATCGAGCCGGCCAAGACGACGGTTCGAGAATATTTCGTTGAATGGCTGAAGCACGAGAAGGCGAACGTCTCGCCGAAGACGCATCAGCGCTACGAGGAATTGTTGCTGAAGAATGTCGCGCCGGTGCTCGGATCCATTACTCTGAACAAGCTCACTGCAGCGAAGATCGATGCCGCTTGGGGCAAGCTGCTAGAAAGCGGAAGAAGGGACGGAAAAGGCGGTCTATCGCCTCGAACCGTGCACCACTGCCGGCGCGTCATGCTCACCGCCATGGATCAGGCACTCAAGTGGGATCTCCTGAAAAAGAACCCCGTGGCGCTGACACGGCCGCCCAAGGTCGAGCGTGGGAAGATGGAGGCATACACAGCACCCCAGACAGCGGTGATGCTTGATGACCTACGAAAGAGTCGCGTGTTCGTGCCGGCGTTGCTGGCCGCTCTCTGTGGCCTGAGGCGAGGGGAGATACTTGCGCTGCGCTGGCGTGACGTCGATCTGGTCAACGCGGTCATTGCCGTCAGAGAGAGCGCAGAGCAGGTCGGGACCGAAGTCAGGTATAAAGAGACCAAATCGGGTAAGTCGCGCTCTGTTGCGCTCTCCTCGACCGTTCTTGAGGAATTGAAGCGGCATCGGCTCGCCCAGGCTGAGGAGCAGCTAAAGCTTGGCATGCGCCCAGGTGACGATTCGTTCGTGATCGCCCAGATTGACGGCAAGCCTTTGAAGCCGGTTTCACTCACCCACGAATGGACAAGGCTTCTGGCCAAGACCTCATTGCCACGCATCCGTTTCCACGACCTTCGCCACTCGCATGCAACGCAGCTCTTGGCGGCCGGCGTACATCCCAAGATTGCCAGCGAACGGCTAGGGCATTCGACGATCGGCATTACGCTCGATCTTTATTCGCACGTCATGCCAGGGATGCAGGCAAATGCCGCGGAGCAAGTTGACGCGGCGATCAAAGCTGCTAAAAAGCCAGCCGTCGAGTGA
- a CDS encoding flavodoxin family protein, with translation MTRQRIAIVYHSGYGHTGRQAEAVKAGVDEVEGVEALLLTVDKVDRHWDDLNAAQAIIFGSPTYMGAVSASFKAFQEATSNAVLAKGYLWKDKIAAGFTTSGSRSGDKLSTLMQMVVFAAQHGMHWVGLDLPPANCSSTGSEEDMNRLGFWVGAAAQANTDEGPETAPPASDLATARYLGRRVALTTLQFVRGRQAAPLQYALAAHE, from the coding sequence ATGACCCGGCAGCGTATCGCAATCGTCTATCATAGCGGCTATGGGCACACGGGCCGGCAGGCGGAAGCCGTGAAGGCGGGGGTTGATGAGGTCGAGGGCGTCGAGGCCCTGCTGCTCACGGTGGACAAGGTGGATCGCCACTGGGATGATCTCAATGCCGCGCAGGCAATCATCTTCGGGTCGCCAACCTATATGGGCGCGGTTTCCGCGTCGTTTAAAGCGTTCCAGGAGGCAACGTCGAATGCCGTTCTCGCCAAGGGTTATCTGTGGAAGGACAAGATCGCGGCCGGCTTCACCACCTCAGGGTCACGGTCCGGTGACAAGCTCTCGACGTTGATGCAGATGGTGGTCTTTGCGGCACAGCACGGAATGCATTGGGTTGGTCTCGATCTTCCGCCGGCGAACTGCTCTTCAACCGGCTCCGAAGAGGATATGAACCGTCTCGGCTTCTGGGTAGGTGCGGCGGCACAGGCGAACACGGATGAGGGCCCGGAGACCGCGCCGCCAGCATCCGATCTCGCTACAGCGCGCTATCTCGGGCGGCGTGTGGCGCTGACGACGCTGCAGTTCGTTCGCGGACGCCAAGCCGCGCCCCTCCAATACGCTCTGGCCGCCCATGAGTGA
- a CDS encoding recombinase family protein, producing the protein MKVFGYVRVSTSEQATNGDSLETQKAKITGYAMMQGWTVSEIFVEAGVSGSVPLADRPEGQRLLAIADKGDIIITPKLDRMFRSASDALATLEELKAQGTGLVMIDLGGDVTGNGISKLVFTILSAVAENERERIRERIKEVKRHLASQGVYGGGKTPFGFDVVDGRLVENKEQQTTIRAMHLARANGDSLRKIGDAYGLKAMTVKRILDRNID; encoded by the coding sequence ATGAAGGTTTTCGGATATGTTCGCGTCTCCACTTCCGAGCAGGCGACGAACGGCGATAGCCTGGAAACGCAGAAAGCAAAGATCACCGGCTACGCCATGATGCAAGGCTGGACGGTTTCTGAAATCTTCGTAGAGGCTGGCGTGTCTGGATCTGTCCCGCTCGCCGATCGTCCCGAAGGGCAACGCCTCCTCGCCATCGCCGACAAAGGCGATATCATCATCACTCCGAAGCTTGATCGCATGTTTCGCTCGGCATCTGATGCCCTTGCAACGCTTGAGGAATTGAAGGCTCAGGGCACCGGGCTTGTGATGATCGACCTCGGCGGCGATGTTACCGGCAACGGCATATCGAAGCTCGTGTTCACCATCCTCTCTGCCGTGGCCGAGAATGAGCGTGAGCGTATCCGGGAGAGGATCAAAGAGGTTAAGCGTCATCTCGCGTCCCAGGGCGTCTATGGGGGCGGAAAGACGCCATTCGGCTTTGATGTAGTCGATGGCAGGCTGGTGGAGAACAAGGAACAGCAAACCACTATCCGCGCCATGCACCTCGCGCGAGCCAATGGCGACAGCCTGCGCAAGATCGGTGACGCATACGGATTGAAAGCCATGACGGTTAAGCGTATCCTTGATCGTAACATTGATTGA